The following proteins come from a genomic window of Salvia hispanica cultivar TCC Black 2014 chromosome 4, UniMelb_Shisp_WGS_1.0, whole genome shotgun sequence:
- the LOC125222304 gene encoding LOW QUALITY PROTEIN: patellin-3-like (The sequence of the model RefSeq protein was modified relative to this genomic sequence to represent the inferred CDS: inserted 1 base in 1 codon), which translates to MADEPQTHPIHPPEESTPPPPPPPTAEETETPPPQLPEPPLASLSLDLHQEXPSPAAEESDLTIAKWQPLPPPPPESPPSTTVTTAVTASQPLAAALSVSQETEESAEAEKKSKPPPQSLGSFKEESNRASDLAPSELKSLHEFKALVQESLSAAQFGAEEVSIWGIPLLKDDRSDVVLLKFLRARDFKVKESLSMLRNTLKWRKDFGVDELLKEDLGDDLEKVVFMHGFDREGHPVCYNVYGEFQNKELYAKTFGDEEKRRRFLRWRIQFLERSIRKLDFNPGGINTIFQVSDLRNSPGPGKRELRIATKQALVILQDNYPEFVTKQVFINVPWWYLAFYTMMGPFLTQRTKSKFVFTGPSKTPETLFKYITPEQVPTQYGGLSVDFCECNPEFTVEDPATEITIKPATKQIVEILVNEKCTLCWELRVVGWEVSYSAEYVPNDVRGYTVIVHKTRKMLPSDEPVVLGSFNVTELGKILLTVDNPTTKKKRLVYRFKVL; encoded by the exons ATGGCCGACGAACCCCAAACCCACCCAATACACCCACCAGAAGAAtcaacaccgccgccgccgccgccgcccacAGCTGAGGAAACCGAAACACCCCCTCCACAGCTCCCCGAACCTCCGCTAGCTTCACTCTCACTAGACCTCCACCAAG CCCCCTCCCCCGCCGCCGAAGAATCCGATCTAACCATCGCCAAATGGCAGCCGCTccccccgccgccgccggaatCTCCCCCCTCCACCACCGTCACCACCGCCGTCACCGCATCCCAGCCCCTCGCCGCCGCGCTATCAGTCTCCCAGGAAACCGAAGAATCAGCAGAAGCGGAGAAGAAATCCAAACCGCCGCCGCAATCCCTAGGCTCGTTCAAAGAGGAGAGCAACCGAGCCTCAGATCTCGCCCCCTCCGAGCTCAAATCCCTCCACGAATTCAAAGCCCTCGTCCAGGAATCCCTCTCCGCCGCCCAATTCGGCGCCGAGGAGGTCTCAATTTGGGGAATCCCGCTCCTCAAGGACGACCGCAGCGACGTCGTTTTGCTCAAATTCCTCCGCGCCCGCGACTTCAAAGTGAAGGAATCCCTCTCCATGCTGCGAAACACCCTCAAGTGGAGAAAGGATTTCGGCGTGGACGAGCTGCTCAAGGAGGACTTGGGCGACGATCTCGAAAAAGTGGTCTTTATGCACGGATTCGACAGAGAGGGCCACCCCGTTTGCTACAACGTCTATGGAGAGTTCCAGAATAAGGAATTGTATGCGAAAACGTTTGGGGATGAGGAGAAGAGGCGGAGGTTTTTGAGGTGGAGGATTCAGTTCTTGGAGAGGAGTATTAGGAAGCTGGATTTCAATCCGGGGGGGATTAATACCATCTTTCAAGTGAGTGATTTGAGGAACTCGCCCGGCCCGGGGAAGAGGGAGCTTCGGATTGCCACGAAGCAGGCATTGGTCATCCTGCAGGATAACTATCCTGAGTTCGTGACGAAGCAG GTGTTCATCAATGTTCCGTGGTGGTATCTGGCTTTCTACACGATGATGGGTCCGTTCTTGACTCAACGGACTAAAAGCAAATTTGTCTTCACCGGCCCATCAAAGACCCCTGAAACCCTTTTCAA GTACATAACACCGGAGCAAGTTCCAACTCAATATGGTGGCCTGAGTGTAGACTTCTGCGAGTGCAACCCCGAGTTCACTGTTGAAGATCCGGCCACGGAGATCACTATCAAACCTGCAACGAAGCAGATCGTTGAGATCCTCGTGAATGAG AAATGCACTTTGTGTTGGGAGCTCCGTGTGGTCGGGTGGGAAGTGAGCTACAGTGCAGAGTACGTCCCAAATGATGTACGGGGCTACACGGTGATCGTGCACAAGACCAGGAAGATGCTCCCATCGGATGAGCCTGTCGTGTTGGGCAGCTTCAACGTGACCGAGCTGGGTAAGATATTGCTGACAGTCGACAACCCCACCACGAAGAAAAAGAGGCTCGTCTACCGATTCAAGGTTCTCTGA